One genomic segment of Bacteroides caccae includes these proteins:
- a CDS encoding regulatory protein RecX — MSAQLTDEEALNRVASYCSTAEHCRAEINEKLQRWGIAYETIARILDQLEAEKFIDDERFCRAFVNDKFRFSKWGKMKIAQGLYMKKIPSDVVWRYLNEIDEEEYLSVLRDLLASKRKSIHASDDYELNGKLMRFAMSRGFELKDIKRCIDVPEEEELVD; from the coding sequence ATGAGTGCACAATTAACTGATGAAGAGGCTTTGAATCGTGTAGCCTCTTATTGCTCTACTGCCGAGCATTGTCGGGCAGAGATAAATGAGAAATTACAACGTTGGGGAATTGCCTATGAAACCATTGCGCGCATTCTAGACCAACTGGAGGCGGAAAAGTTTATTGATGATGAACGTTTCTGTCGTGCTTTTGTGAATGATAAGTTCCGTTTTTCCAAGTGGGGAAAGATGAAAATCGCTCAAGGGCTTTATATGAAAAAGATTCCTTCTGACGTGGTATGGCGTTATCTGAATGAGATTGATGAAGAAGAATACCTCTCCGTTCTGCGCGACTTGTTAGCTTCAAAGCGGAAAAGTATTCATGCCAGTGATGACTATGAATTGAATGGAAAGTTAATGAGGTTTGCGATGAGTCGTGGATTTGAACTAAAAGATATCAAGCGTTGTATCGATGTTCCTGAAGAAGAGGAATTGGTCGACTAA
- the pyrE gene encoding orotate phosphoribosyltransferase — translation MKNLERLFAEKLLKIKAIKLQPANPFTWASGWKSPFYCDNRKTLSYPSLRNFVKIEITRLILERFGQVDAIAGVATGAIPQGALVADALNLPFVYVRSTPKDHGLENLIEGELRPGMKVVVVEDLISTGGSSLKAVEAIRRDGCEVIGMVAAFTYGFPVAEEAFKNAKVSLVTLTNYEAVLDVALRTGYIEKEDIQTLNEWRKDPAHWDAGK, via the coding sequence ATGAAAAACTTAGAGAGACTATTTGCGGAGAAACTGTTGAAGATTAAAGCTATTAAACTTCAGCCCGCTAACCCTTTCACATGGGCTTCTGGATGGAAATCCCCCTTTTACTGTGATAACCGTAAAACTCTGTCCTATCCTTCTCTTCGTAATTTTGTGAAGATTGAAATTACACGTCTGATATTGGAACGATTCGGACAGGTGGATGCGATTGCCGGTGTAGCTACAGGTGCTATTCCGCAGGGAGCTTTAGTAGCTGATGCATTAAATCTGCCGTTCGTGTATGTTCGTTCTACCCCGAAAGACCACGGATTGGAAAACTTGATTGAAGGTGAACTTCGTCCGGGTATGAAAGTTGTAGTGGTTGAAGATTTAATTTCTACAGGTGGTAGTAGTTTGAAGGCAGTAGAGGCAATCCGTCGTGATGGTTGCGAAGTAATCGGTATGGTTGCGGCCTTTACTTATGGATTCCCGGTTGCCGAAGAGGCATTCAAAAATGCGAAAGTGTCTTTGGTGACATTAACCAATTATGAAGCGGTGCTTGATGTGGCACTTCGTACAGGTTATATCGAAAAAGAAGACATACAAACATTGAATGAATGGCGTAAGGACCCCGCGCATTGGGATGCTGGAAAGTAA
- a CDS encoding SRPBCC family protein translates to MANFESSVKVIPYSQERVYNKLSDLSNLEAIKDRLPQDKVEDLSFDSDTLSFTVSPVGQLTLQIVERDPCKSIKLATTNSPLPFNMWIQLVETAEEECNVKVTIEIDINPFMKAMVQKPLQEGLEKMVEMLAVINY, encoded by the coding sequence ATGGCAAATTTTGAGAGTAGTGTCAAGGTAATACCTTATAGTCAGGAACGTGTATATAATAAGCTTTCGGATTTAAGCAATCTGGAAGCTATCAAAGACCGTTTGCCACAGGATAAAGTGGAAGATTTAAGTTTTGATTCGGATACGTTGAGTTTTACAGTCTCTCCCGTAGGGCAGTTGACGCTGCAAATTGTAGAACGTGATCCTTGTAAATCCATTAAACTGGCAACTACCAATTCACCGCTTCCTTTTAATATGTGGATTCAACTGGTTGAAACTGCTGAGGAGGAATGTAATGTGAAAGTGACTATCGAAATAGATATTAATCCGTTTATGAAAGCGATGGTACAGAAACCGCTTCAGGAGGGGTTGGAGAAAATGGTTGAAATGCTGGCTGTTATTAATTACTAA
- the argH gene encoding argininosuccinate lyase yields MAQKLWEKSVQVNKDIERFTVGRDREMDLYLAKHDVIGSMAHITMLESIGLLTKEELVQLLAELRNIYASAEKGEFVIEEGVEDVHSQVELMLTRRLGDIGKKIHSGRSRNDQVLLDLKLFTRTQIKEIAEAVEQLFHVLVNQSERYKDILMPGYTHLQIAMPSSFGLWFGAYAESLVDDMLFLQAAFKMCNRNPLGSAAGYGSSFPLDRTMTTRLLGFDSLNYNVVYAQMGRGKMERNVAFALATIAGTISKLAFDACMFNSQNFGFVKLPDDCTTGSSIMPHKKNPDVFELTRAKCNKLQSLPQQIMMIANNLPSGYFRDLQIIKEVFIPAFQELKDCLQMTTYIMNEIKVNEHILDDDKYLLIFSVEEVNRLAREGMPFRDAYKKVGLDIEAGKFSHGKEVHHTHEGSIGNLCNAEISELMQQTVEGFNFCGMEEAEKALLGR; encoded by the coding sequence ATGGCACAGAAACTTTGGGAGAAATCCGTACAGGTGAATAAAGATATCGAACGTTTCACTGTAGGTCGTGACCGCGAAATGGACCTTTATCTGGCTAAACATGATGTGATCGGTTCTATGGCTCATATCACAATGCTCGAAAGTATCGGTTTGTTGACAAAGGAGGAACTCGTGCAATTGTTGGCAGAGTTGAGGAATATATATGCTTCGGCCGAAAAAGGTGAATTTGTGATAGAAGAAGGAGTGGAAGACGTACATTCACAGGTGGAATTGATGTTGACCCGGCGTTTGGGTGACATAGGAAAGAAGATACATAGCGGGCGTTCACGCAATGACCAAGTGTTGCTGGATTTGAAACTCTTTACCCGTACACAAATTAAAGAAATCGCTGAGGCGGTAGAGCAACTTTTCCATGTGCTGGTTAACCAGAGTGAGCGATATAAGGATATACTGATGCCGGGATATACACATTTACAGATTGCTATGCCGTCCTCTTTCGGACTGTGGTTCGGTGCATATGCCGAGAGCTTGGTAGATGATATGTTATTCTTACAGGCTGCCTTTAAGATGTGCAATCGTAATCCGCTGGGCTCTGCTGCCGGATATGGTTCTTCTTTTCCATTGGATCGGACGATGACAACTCGTTTGCTCGGTTTTGATTCGCTGAACTACAATGTAGTATATGCTCAAATGGGACGTGGAAAAATGGAGCGTAATGTGGCTTTTGCTTTGGCAACCATTGCCGGAACAATATCCAAACTAGCTTTTGATGCTTGTATGTTCAACAGTCAGAACTTCGGTTTTGTAAAGTTGCCGGATGATTGTACTACGGGGTCCAGTATTATGCCACACAAGAAGAACCCGGATGTCTTTGAATTGACACGTGCCAAATGTAATAAATTGCAATCGCTTCCTCAACAGATCATGATGATTGCGAATAATCTGCCATCCGGCTATTTCCGTGACTTGCAGATTATAAAAGAGGTCTTTATTCCTGCTTTCCAGGAATTGAAAGATTGCTTGCAGATGACGACCTATATAATGAACGAGATAAAAGTGAACGAACATATTCTTGACGATGATAAGTATCTGCTTATCTTTAGTGTAGAAGAAGTGAATCGTTTGGCTCGTGAAGGTATGCCTTTCCGTGATGCTTATAAAAAGGTGGGACTGGATATTGAGGCCGGAAAATTCTCTCATGGTAAAGAAGTACATCATACGCACGAAGGCAGTATTGGTAATTTATGTAATGCCGAAATCTCCGAATTGATGCAGCAGACCGTTGAAGGTTTCAATTTCTGTGGGATGGAAGAAGCTGAAAAGGCACTTCTTGGGCGATAA
- a CDS encoding site-specific integrase, which produces MKATVNVLCYRSKTLSNGEHPLMICVCKDGKRKYVGLGISVNPKYWDFKKNSPKRNCPNREQLIKVINEHEQKYAECVLEFSAENREYSSASLIEAVVPVQKARTVGELFNEYIAQLKDEGRLGYALSVQQVCNSLLKYRGHLDIYFSEIDVNWLKAYESWLRRCNLADNTIGIRFRTLRAVYNLALAEGIVKVDCYPFKKYKVSKLHKETAKRAITKEQVKQVIEYDVSRARFYKRLAVDMFTFSYLMGGINFTDMAFLTDKNFDGERLVYIRQKTKKLIMLPLQEKAVEIVNRYRSSQRKYVFPVLDNRERTPRQIRNRIYDVLDNVNGYLADIGKELGIELKISSYVARHSYATVLKRSGVSTSVISESLGHSSERVTQIYLDSFENRQLNDAMKNLL; this is translated from the coding sequence ATGAAAGCAACGGTTAATGTGTTGTGTTACAGGTCTAAAACTCTTAGTAATGGTGAGCATCCATTAATGATTTGTGTGTGCAAAGACGGCAAACGGAAGTATGTCGGTCTTGGAATCTCTGTAAATCCTAAATATTGGGATTTTAAGAAGAATAGTCCTAAGCGTAATTGTCCCAATAGGGAACAGTTAATAAAGGTTATTAATGAGCATGAACAGAAGTATGCTGAATGTGTGCTTGAGTTCTCTGCGGAGAATCGGGAGTATTCATCTGCATCTTTGATTGAAGCAGTTGTGCCTGTACAGAAGGCTAGAACGGTCGGTGAACTGTTTAATGAGTATATAGCTCAACTTAAAGACGAGGGTAGGTTAGGGTATGCGCTTTCTGTACAACAGGTATGTAACTCTCTGTTGAAGTATAGAGGGCATTTAGACATTTACTTCTCCGAAATTGATGTAAATTGGTTAAAAGCGTATGAATCTTGGCTGAGACGCTGTAATTTGGCGGATAATACCATTGGCATACGTTTTAGGACATTGCGGGCTGTTTATAACTTGGCTTTGGCTGAAGGTATAGTGAAGGTGGATTGTTATCCGTTTAAAAAATACAAAGTCTCTAAATTACATAAGGAGACAGCTAAACGTGCTATAACAAAAGAACAGGTGAAGCAGGTTATTGAATATGATGTGTCAAGGGCACGTTTCTATAAGAGATTGGCGGTTGATATGTTTACGTTCTCTTATTTAATGGGTGGCATTAACTTCACGGACATGGCTTTTCTTACAGATAAGAACTTTGACGGTGAACGTTTGGTGTATATTCGTCAGAAGACGAAGAAGTTAATAATGTTACCGTTACAAGAGAAGGCTGTTGAGATAGTGAACCGCTATCGTTCCTCACAGCGTAAATATGTATTTCCAGTACTGGATAATCGTGAGCGGACACCACGGCAAATAAGAAACCGGATATATGATGTGTTGGATAACGTTAATGGATATTTGGCTGATATTGGAAAGGAGTTGGGTATTGAATTAAAGATTTCCAGTTATGTCGCCCGCCATTCCTATGCGACAGTTTTGAAACGTTCCGGAGTATCTACTTCTGTTATCAGCGAATCGTTGGGGCATAGTTCGGAAAGGGTGACACAAATTTATTTGGATAGCTTTGAGAACAGGCAATTAAATGATGCAATGAAGAACTTGTTATAG
- a CDS encoding DEAD/DEAH box helicase family protein, with amino-acid sequence METTYIEIDSPDKHLSDVLEEIPSNVILYKTLTGIGATYSEIKAQRHSIIIEPNVPVIIGKCNSDKHKNDNLLGVYEGVTTDRIIKYLGASRGKYYKILTTPESFTKVKDAFLIFNGKIYNTCFLLIDEAHKTIKDVDYRSDIVLPMNDFFKFKGKALVSATPLKFSDPRFEENGFSIIKIEPTYDYAKEIDIKPSTNILREVWEEFGWMPFITGQDKDRPFFIFINSVGIIYSIISQLKLFDKSSVFCAPKSIDKLKQNNFNRCYENWDIERMSQYNFFTSRFFNAVDIELDFKPYVILVTDVYFAEQTMFDPYSDVVQIIGRFRNGITAVTHVTNSKYELPQRTEEELDEFVRTSEEVYNTLKTFYDAAASKGARVAYKAAMDSLPFNQMLDIDGNKNWFAVDNYINDALVTGYYRDVKSLQRAYEQHNDILTPSVFALSDRPALTDEDLRFKRGLKTLSTKDRRTQIVKLLEYLGNNDLTEQEREFKTDLRRTDSFIVEAYELVGKEVIEELDYSYPEIKKRMIVAQYLLGAKGTETIQLIKTSFKVGMKYRLTYIKEELIRIFELLGVTPPNKITAQSINSYFETKEVWIKKDKALLLVREKV; translated from the coding sequence ATGGAAACCACATATATCGAGATTGATTCACCGGACAAACATCTGTCAGATGTATTGGAAGAAATACCGTCCAATGTCATTCTTTATAAGACCCTGACAGGTATCGGTGCGACTTATAGCGAGATTAAGGCTCAAAGACATTCCATTATCATAGAACCGAACGTTCCTGTAATAATCGGTAAATGTAATTCCGACAAACATAAGAATGACAATTTGCTGGGTGTCTATGAGGGTGTCACTACTGACAGGATTATCAAATATCTAGGAGCAAGCAGGGGGAAATATTATAAGATACTCACTACACCCGAAAGCTTCACGAAGGTTAAAGATGCGTTTCTGATATTTAACGGCAAGATATATAATACCTGTTTCCTACTTATTGATGAAGCTCACAAGACTATAAAGGACGTGGATTATAGAAGTGATATTGTCCTGCCTATGAATGACTTCTTCAAGTTCAAGGGGAAGGCACTGGTATCTGCAACTCCGCTTAAATTCAGTGACCCACGTTTTGAAGAGAACGGTTTCAGTATCATTAAGATTGAACCTACATACGATTACGCTAAGGAGATTGATATAAAGCCTTCAACCAACATATTAAGGGAAGTTTGGGAGGAATTTGGTTGGATGCCATTCATAACAGGACAAGACAAAGACAGACCTTTCTTCATATTCATAAATTCTGTAGGTATTATCTACTCTATAATATCCCAACTTAAACTGTTTGACAAGTCTTCCGTATTCTGCGCCCCCAAGAGCATAGACAAGTTAAAGCAGAATAACTTCAACCGATGTTATGAGAACTGGGATATAGAGAGGATGAGCCAATACAACTTCTTTACCAGTCGCTTCTTTAATGCGGTGGATATTGAACTGGACTTCAAGCCTTATGTCATACTGGTTACTGATGTGTACTTTGCAGAACAGACGATGTTTGACCCATATTCCGATGTAGTCCAGATTATAGGCAGATTCAGGAATGGAATAACGGCTGTCACCCACGTTACCAATAGCAAGTACGAACTGCCACAGAGAACCGAGGAAGAACTGGATGAGTTTGTCAGGACAAGCGAGGAAGTATATAATACACTCAAAACATTTTATGATGCGGCAGCCAGTAAAGGGGCAAGGGTAGCATATAAAGCTGCAATGGACAGTTTGCCATTCAATCAGATGTTGGACATAGACGGTAACAAGAACTGGTTTGCTGTTGACAACTATATAAATGATGCACTGGTAACTGGATATTATCGGGATGTGAAGTCACTTCAACGGGCTTATGAACAGCATAATGATATATTAACGCCTTCCGTATTTGCATTGTCTGACCGTCCCGCCCTTACAGATGAAGACCTACGATTCAAACGGGGGTTGAAGACGCTTAGCACAAAGGATAGGAGAACGCAGATTGTCAAGTTACTGGAATATCTAGGCAATAATGACCTTACAGAACAGGAACGTGAATTTAAAACTGATTTGAGAAGAACGGATTCATTCATAGTTGAAGCATACGAACTGGTAGGCAAGGAAGTGATTGAAGAACTGGATTACTCCTATCCTGAAATCAAGAAGCGGATGATAGTTGCACAATACCTGTTGGGAGCCAAAGGAACGGAGACTATCCAACTGATAAAGACCTCATTCAAGGTAGGAATGAAGTACAGACTAACCTATATTAAAGAAGAACTGATTCGTATATTCGAGTTATTGGGAGTTACTCCGCCTAATAAGATAACAGCCCAAAGTATCAATTCATACTTTGAAACTAAAGAAGTGTGGATTAAGAAGGATAAAGCCCTGTTGCTTGTAAGAGAGAAAGTGTAG
- a CDS encoding putative polyvalent protein kinase domain-containing protein has translation MDRAYPPINNLLEQATCITGRSKEATGEVEPTEGYKGRQIKELIVFANANNLWIDLSHLNITYMDKGGENEVFHDGKSSVIKLNNFEYAGDDLENFFIRINAHNKFFSNVPYQMIGFSYNSRQEFCAVLTQPYILAEREATEDEIAEYMEALGFEMDYIDEFHNDQYEVFDAVPNNVLYGIDKDLYFIDTQIRLKK, from the coding sequence ATGGATAGAGCGTACCCGCCAATCAATAATCTCTTGGAGCAAGCAACCTGTATCACCGGAAGAAGTAAGGAAGCAACAGGAGAAGTTGAACCAACAGAGGGCTATAAGGGAAGGCAAATTAAAGAACTGATAGTATTTGCCAACGCCAACAACTTATGGATTGACTTGTCACACCTCAATATTACCTACATGGATAAGGGTGGTGAGAATGAAGTATTCCATGACGGTAAATCGTCTGTCATCAAGCTGAATAACTTTGAGTATGCAGGGGATGATTTGGAGAACTTCTTCATTCGCATTAACGCACACAATAAGTTCTTTAGTAATGTACCCTATCAGATGATTGGCTTCTCTTATAACAGCCGTCAAGAGTTCTGTGCAGTTCTCACACAACCTTACATATTGGCAGAACGGGAAGCAACAGAAGATGAAATTGCTGAATACATGGAAGCGCTTGGCTTTGAAATGGATTATATAGACGAGTTCCATAACGACCAATATGAAGTGTTTGATGCCGTTCCCAACAATGTGCTGTACGGTATTGACAAGGACTTGTATTTTATTGATACTCAAATCAGACTAAAGAAGTAA
- a CDS encoding DUF3871 family protein, whose product MESTLQIMPVQRTSRNFGEYAEEAVIIEEPIIKQKRPLFIEANTIEASLEHLRNDCIIPVFAKDNEATLSHVAFIEAVQDATNTFFSGEQIESPDIRVSHVIKGRIPEAIHKPANQLLESDKTIYYERCAFVIEVPTIYETVHGNRLTLTIGGVRAYNHTNLYSKKGAERFKVFIGFTCKVCTNLCVSTDGYLSCLEVTNTRDLYQAVLEMFHKYDAAKHIHLMQSLGNTSMTEHQFCQLLGRMRLYQSLPQGYQKDIPKMLLTDTQVNNVAKAYINDENFGSLGNDLSMWKFYNLLTGANKSSYIDSFLDRAYNATELATGICSALHGDDKYQWFLS is encoded by the coding sequence ATGGAATCAACATTACAGATTATGCCAGTACAAAGAACTAGTAGAAACTTTGGTGAATATGCAGAAGAAGCGGTAATAATTGAAGAGCCAATTATTAAGCAGAAACGCCCGTTATTTATTGAAGCCAATACGATTGAAGCCAGTTTGGAACATCTAAGGAATGATTGCATTATCCCTGTATTTGCCAAGGATAACGAAGCTACATTATCTCATGTGGCTTTCATTGAAGCGGTACAGGATGCAACCAATACATTCTTTAGCGGTGAACAAATTGAATCGCCAGATATTCGTGTAAGCCATGTTATTAAGGGTCGCATTCCCGAAGCAATACATAAGCCAGCCAATCAGTTACTAGAGAGTGACAAGACTATCTACTACGAAAGGTGCGCTTTTGTTATTGAAGTTCCTACTATCTATGAGACAGTACACGGTAACAGGCTAACCCTTACTATTGGCGGTGTAAGAGCTTATAACCACACCAATCTTTATTCGAAGAAAGGTGCGGAGCGGTTTAAAGTGTTTATTGGCTTTACTTGTAAGGTTTGCACAAATCTATGTGTATCTACAGACGGTTATCTTAGTTGCTTGGAAGTTACCAATACAAGGGATTTATATCAAGCGGTATTGGAAATGTTCCACAAATACGATGCAGCCAAACACATACATTTGATGCAGTCTTTAGGCAATACCAGTATGACAGAGCATCAGTTCTGCCAACTACTTGGAAGAATGAGACTTTATCAGTCATTACCGCAAGGCTATCAAAAGGATATACCTAAAATGTTGCTTACTGATACACAGGTTAACAATGTGGCTAAGGCTTATATCAATGACGAGAACTTTGGTAGCTTGGGAAATGATTTGTCTATGTGGAAATTCTACAACTTGCTCACAGGTGCAAATAAGAGTAGCTATATAGATTCATTCTTGGATAGAGCCTATAATGCTACAGAACTTGCAACGGGTATATGTTCCGCTTTACACGGTGATGACAAATATCAGTGGTTTCTTAGTTAG
- a CDS encoding tyrosine-type recombinase/integrase encodes MSLKYSSTTADYLQWSEAMNLVRKLARDSNYKMSLLIALGCFTGLRISDILALRWNQILDAEEFTIIEIKTGKQRTIRINMQLQQHIRDCYEHINPVGINAPVLISQKGTVYTVQRINVMLKEIKKKYKLHIGNFSCHSLRKTFGRQVYNMNSDNSELALVKLMELFNHSSVSITKRYLGLRQEELLNTYDCLSF; translated from the coding sequence ATGTCACTTAAATATTCAAGTACAACAGCAGATTATCTGCAATGGAGCGAAGCAATGAACCTAGTAAGAAAGTTGGCAAGGGATAGTAACTATAAGATGTCACTTCTTATCGCTTTGGGTTGCTTCACAGGTCTAAGAATTTCTGATATTCTTGCTTTGAGGTGGAATCAGATATTAGATGCAGAAGAATTTACCATTATAGAGATTAAGACAGGGAAGCAAAGGACAATTAGGATTAATATGCAGCTACAGCAACATATCAGAGATTGTTATGAGCATATAAATCCAGTTGGCATAAATGCTCCTGTATTGATAAGTCAGAAGGGGACAGTGTACACAGTTCAGAGAATCAATGTCATGCTGAAAGAGATTAAGAAGAAGTACAAGTTACATATAGGTAATTTCAGTTGTCATTCTCTTAGAAAGACTTTTGGCAGACAGGTTTATAATATGAACAGTGATAATTCAGAGCTTGCACTTGTTAAGCTCATGGAACTATTCAATCATTCCAGTGTATCAATTACTAAGAGATACTTGGGATTGAGGCAAGAGGAATTATTAAATACTTATGACTGTCTTAGCTTCTGA
- a CDS encoding penicillin-binding transpeptidase domain-containing protein, with product MKNEFIALIILFLLVSCQSRQQVTENISTIDSILQVNVTSLLENKLSELDALSGQAIVMEVQSGQIKALVGLTRKDSTNYQPCENFSVWQSTGLMHPISLLAALETGKVKLSDKVDTGNGIYQVHGRELKDHNWHRGGYGELTVQEGLAASSNIAIYKTMEKAFANNPQSYFDLLANMSYGKPDSITGIANLKPAHFITPKDNNWTKTAFVWSSIGYNQHVSPIQILTFYNAIANNGKMIQPQLYKDSVVVINPQIASRASIDSLKKALVFNITDGLGQPAKSDKVVVAGIQGTSSLSTNEDSTKDMYAVEFCGYFPTDNPKYSIIVSINKAGLPASGGLMTGDVFKKIIDNIISYKE from the coding sequence ATGAAGAACGAATTTATAGCGTTAATAATATTGTTCTTATTAGTTTCCTGCCAATCTAGGCAACAAGTTACAGAGAATATCTCCACAATAGATAGTATATTACAAGTAAATGTAACTTCTCTACTGGAGAATAAACTATCTGAACTCGATGCTTTATCTGGGCAGGCTATAGTAATGGAAGTTCAATCAGGGCAAATAAAAGCTCTGGTTGGACTTACTAGGAAAGATAGTACGAACTACCAACCATGTGAGAACTTCTCTGTATGGCAGTCTACTGGTCTGATGCACCCAATATCACTATTGGCAGCTTTAGAAACTGGTAAGGTGAAGTTGAGTGATAAAGTTGATACTGGAAATGGTATCTACCAAGTTCATGGCAGAGAGCTTAAAGACCATAATTGGCATAGAGGTGGATATGGTGAGCTTACAGTACAAGAAGGATTGGCAGCTAGTTCCAATATTGCTATTTATAAGACTATGGAGAAAGCATTTGCTAATAATCCCCAATCGTATTTTGATTTATTAGCTAATATGAGCTATGGTAAACCGGATAGTATCACAGGAATAGCCAATCTAAAGCCTGCACACTTTATAACTCCTAAAGATAACAACTGGACTAAGACAGCCTTTGTATGGTCTAGTATTGGTTATAACCAACACGTATCGCCAATTCAAATACTAACCTTCTATAATGCTATTGCTAACAATGGGAAGATGATACAGCCTCAACTATATAAGGATAGTGTAGTAGTTATTAATCCCCAAATAGCTAGTAGGGCTAGTATTGATAGTTTGAAGAAAGCTCTAGTATTTAATATTACTGACGGATTAGGTCAACCTGCCAAGTCTGATAAGGTAGTAGTTGCAGGTATACAGGGAACTAGTTCGTTATCTACTAATGAGGATAGTACTAAGGATATGTATGCGGTAGAGTTCTGTGGTTACTTCCCTACTGATAATCCTAAGTATAGTATCATTGTATCTATTAATAAGGCTGGATTACCTGCAAGTGGTGGACTAATGACAGGTGATGTATTTAAGAAGATTATTGATAACATTATATCTTATAAAGAATAA
- a CDS encoding ADP-ribosylglycohydrolase family protein, producing MNTDILIGAIAGDIIGSYYEFVPIKSIDFPLFNGSSSHFTDDTIMTIANADWLLTGDSLLGIMQDYGNRYHSSYGSMFYEWLRADNPQPYNSWGNGSAMRVSPIDWAFNTLEETLEAAKQSAEVTHNHPEGIKGAQATAACIYLARTGKSKQEIKEYVETTFGYNLNRTCDDIRPTYHFNESCQGTIPESIIAFLESTDYESAIRLTISLGGDADTMGAITGGIAEAYYKEIPQYIIDEVLKRLSEEFIDIMQRFYRMFISS from the coding sequence ATGAATACTGATATACTGATAGGTGCAATAGCAGGAGATATAATAGGTTCTTACTATGAATTTGTCCCAATAAAGTCTATTGACTTCCCGTTATTCAATGGTTCTTCATCACACTTTACTGATGATACCATAATGACTATCGCCAATGCTGATTGGCTATTAACAGGCGATAGCTTATTAGGCATAATGCAGGACTATGGTAATCGCTATCACAGTAGTTATGGAAGTATGTTCTATGAATGGTTGAGAGCTGATAATCCTCAACCATATAACAGTTGGGGAAATGGTTCAGCCATGCGAGTAAGCCCTATAGATTGGGCTTTTAATACTTTAGAGGAAACATTAGAAGCTGCCAAACAAAGTGCAGAAGTCACACATAATCATCCAGAAGGAATAAAAGGAGCACAGGCTACAGCAGCTTGTATATACTTGGCTCGTACTGGTAAATCCAAGCAGGAGATTAAAGAGTATGTTGAAACTACATTTGGATATAATCTAAATAGAACTTGTGATGATATAAGACCTACATACCACTTCAATGAAAGCTGTCAAGGTACAATACCAGAATCTATTATCGCTTTCTTGGAGAGTACGGATTATGAAAGCGCTATCCGTCTTACTATATCTTTAGGTGGCGATGCTGATACAATGGGGGCTATTACAGGTGGAATAGCAGAAGCATATTATAAAGAGATTCCTCAATATATCATAGATGAAGTTCTTAAAAGACTGTCTGAAGAATTTATTGATATAATGCAAAGGTTCTATAGAATGTTTATTAGCAGCTAA